Proteins from a genomic interval of Ndongobacter massiliensis:
- a CDS encoding AAA family ATPase, with protein MQFYKFEGFTITESPAVESENLRIIREKTRKISMKTNTFNRHQQRNAFLFVIDASTDTVSIGAIVKHSPDVRKLIDEYLSAINMPLKDTCLEEITFNSLCSLLRYASRNDYIYDDDEVLKRFDLDKLDRQFFSHIEYHEKLLGYSDKNTLYCEAECLLAENALLPELDRIYAGCKTLLHSGHPVHYMIQTDDRVTREGMCRVLLQALYANDRIHSQRCSIISFRPGEPFSKMAFDYLYKSSVGGSVIINYLEHDDPEDNYASSGRNTIEIVCEIMKKYRHQVLTVLCLPRECTSSRDIFYEELGNISLIELKEDFVFGECAKNFLKMLAKGIGVRTDKKLFSQIEEETSYLTPDLRDIFDEWYNNKLKTSIFPQYKALVTAKQKVVKTKPIGSAYDELNQMIGLDEPKKVINQALNYYKAQKLFADKGMKTDRPAMHMIFTGNPGTAKTSVARLFARIMKDNNLLSKGHLIEVGRGDLVSRFVGWTAPTILKKFKEAQGGMLFIDEAYSLVDDRDGSFGDEAINTIVQEMENHRDDVIVIFAGYPDKMEGFLQKNPGLRSRIAFHISFNDYNTESLYEIAKLIAAKKDLTFTDEAGNKLKRLFDIARNEPDFGNGRYVRNVIEKVKMAQINRLMTMDLDAIRRKDIATITAEDIEMPAISVKSMPKRIGFCA; from the coding sequence ATGCAGTTTTACAAATTTGAAGGCTTTACCATTACCGAAAGTCCGGCTGTAGAGAGCGAAAATCTTCGTATAATACGTGAGAAGACAAGAAAAATTTCAATGAAAACGAACACCTTCAATCGACATCAGCAACGCAATGCATTTCTCTTTGTGATCGATGCATCGACCGATACCGTTTCCATTGGTGCTATCGTAAAGCATTCTCCAGATGTCCGAAAATTGATTGACGAATATCTTAGTGCGATTAACATGCCATTAAAAGATACCTGCCTGGAAGAAATCACGTTCAACTCTCTTTGCAGTCTGCTTCGCTATGCGAGCAGAAACGATTATATCTACGATGATGATGAGGTTCTCAAGCGTTTTGATTTAGACAAACTCGACCGACAATTCTTCAGCCATATTGAATACCATGAAAAACTGCTGGGCTATTCTGATAAAAACACTTTATATTGCGAAGCGGAATGCCTTCTCGCAGAGAATGCCCTTCTCCCCGAACTCGATCGTATTTACGCAGGTTGCAAAACCCTTCTACACAGTGGGCATCCCGTACATTATATGATTCAGACAGACGACAGAGTAACGCGCGAAGGCATGTGCAGAGTGTTGCTGCAAGCATTGTACGCCAACGATCGAATACACAGTCAACGCTGTAGCATAATTTCTTTTCGACCGGGTGAGCCCTTTTCAAAAATGGCTTTTGATTATCTGTATAAAAGCAGTGTGGGTGGAAGCGTCATCATCAACTATCTTGAGCATGACGATCCCGAAGATAACTACGCATCGAGTGGCAGAAATACCATAGAAATCGTTTGTGAAATCATGAAAAAGTATCGCCATCAAGTGCTTACCGTACTCTGTCTTCCTCGCGAATGTACCAGTTCCAGAGATATTTTCTACGAAGAGCTTGGCAATATCAGTCTGATTGAGCTAAAAGAAGATTTCGTCTTTGGCGAATGTGCAAAAAATTTTCTAAAAATGCTGGCAAAAGGCATTGGCGTTCGTACCGATAAGAAACTCTTTTCCCAGATTGAAGAAGAAACGTCCTACCTTACACCAGATCTTCGCGATATATTTGATGAATGGTATAACAACAAGCTAAAAACCAGTATATTCCCTCAATACAAAGCACTCGTGACCGCGAAACAAAAAGTTGTGAAAACGAAGCCAATAGGCTCTGCCTATGATGAGCTGAATCAGATGATTGGGCTCGACGAGCCGAAGAAAGTAATTAATCAAGCGTTGAACTATTACAAAGCCCAAAAACTCTTTGCTGACAAAGGGATGAAGACAGATCGCCCCGCAATGCACATGATTTTCACAGGCAACCCAGGCACTGCAAAAACTTCCGTCGCAAGACTCTTCGCAAGAATCATGAAAGATAATAATCTGCTCTCCAAAGGCCACCTGATTGAGGTTGGGCGTGGCGATCTCGTAAGCCGATTTGTTGGCTGGACAGCGCCAACCATCTTGAAGAAATTCAAAGAAGCACAAGGTGGCATGCTCTTCATTGACGAAGCGTATTCTCTTGTTGATGACCGAGATGGTTCGTTTGGTGATGAGGCAATCAACACCATCGTTCAAGAAATGGAAAATCATCGCGACGATGTTATTGTAATCTTTGCTGGGTATCCCGACAAGATGGAAGGTTTTTTACAAAAGAACCCCGGCCTTCGCTCCCGAATTGCGTTTCATATTTCGTTCAACGATTACAACACCGAATCGCTCTATGAGATCGCAAAACTCATCGCCGCAAAGAAAGATCTGACCTTTACAGACGAGGCCGGCAACAAATTGAAGCGCTTATTTGATATTGCAAGAAATGAACCTGATTTTGGCAATGGGAGATATGTTAGAAATGTAATTGAAAAAGTCAAAATGGCTCAGATCAACCGTTTGATGACCATGGATTTGGATGCCATCCGCAGAAAAGATATCGCTACCATTACCGCTGAAGATATTGAAATGCCTGCCATTTCTGTAAAATCGATGCCAAAACGCATAGGTTTCTGTGCGTAA
- a CDS encoding substrate-binding and VWA domain-containing protein, with protein sequence MKKIRVVARVMVLLFLLGAISGCDVAEKVLSDIFTEQRAESSKNDSKAHSMFGNGNQVLRIVSGSENRELEPLIESYASANHLRIEMTYMGSVDMMRRLQEETTDFDAVWPASSLWISMGDTTFRVKHSKSTTITPVVFGVRKSLAEELGWIGKDVSINDIMEAIQAGKLKFCMTSATQSNSGASAYLGFLSGLSGSPEVLTAEHLHAPELQTKVSELLAGVERSSGSSEWLKTLFLSGDFDAMVNYESLIITTNEEREKQGKEPLYVIYPYDGLAIADSPLGYLDQGDAKKEEAFLAFQKFLASQEAQDAMQKLGRRTGYTGVFESNQSVFREDWGVDTKRILSPLPTPTAEVLQEALQLYQTNFRKPSLSLYCLDFSGSMSGTGERQLKEAMDLIFDQKKAAEVLLQAGEKEKNYIFIFNSAVIDSFFAEDGREESLARLNERIKEQEANGGTDMYYALEEALSTLDGVDLSAYTPAIILLTDGRSGGDFESFRGIYDAYGYDIPIFSILFGDADREQLEQLAEYTKARVFDGREDLVNAFRSVKGYN encoded by the coding sequence ATGAAAAAAATTCGGGTAGTCGCACGAGTTATGGTCCTGTTATTTCTTTTGGGGGCGATAAGCGGTTGCGACGTGGCGGAGAAGGTCCTGTCCGATATCTTTACGGAGCAGAGAGCGGAATCGTCAAAAAACGACAGCAAGGCGCATTCGATGTTCGGCAACGGCAATCAGGTGCTGCGCATCGTTTCCGGGTCGGAAAATCGCGAACTGGAACCGCTGATTGAATCTTACGCGTCGGCGAATCATCTGCGCATCGAAATGACCTATATGGGGTCGGTGGATATGATGCGCCGTCTGCAGGAAGAAACCACAGACTTTGATGCCGTGTGGCCCGCAAGCTCCCTCTGGATTTCGATGGGAGATACCACTTTTCGCGTCAAGCACAGCAAATCGACGACAATTACGCCGGTCGTCTTCGGTGTGCGCAAATCGTTGGCGGAAGAGCTGGGTTGGATCGGCAAAGACGTTTCCATCAATGACATCATGGAAGCGATTCAAGCGGGAAAACTGAAGTTCTGCATGACCTCGGCGACGCAGTCCAATTCCGGCGCCAGCGCCTATTTGGGCTTTCTGTCCGGGCTGTCCGGCAGCCCGGAGGTTTTGACTGCGGAACATTTGCATGCCCCGGAATTGCAAACGAAGGTCTCCGAGTTATTGGCGGGCGTGGAGCGCTCGTCGGGCAGTTCCGAGTGGCTCAAAACGTTATTTCTGTCCGGTGATTTCGACGCGATGGTCAATTATGAATCACTGATTATTACGACCAACGAAGAACGCGAAAAACAAGGCAAAGAGCCGCTTTATGTCATCTATCCTTACGACGGCTTAGCAATTGCCGATTCCCCGTTGGGCTATTTAGATCAGGGAGATGCAAAAAAGGAGGAGGCATTTCTTGCCTTTCAGAAATTTTTAGCGAGCCAGGAAGCTCAGGATGCCATGCAGAAACTTGGACGTCGCACGGGGTATACGGGCGTTTTTGAATCCAATCAGTCGGTGTTTCGCGAGGACTGGGGTGTTGATACGAAACGCATTCTTTCCCCTTTGCCGACGCCGACGGCGGAGGTGTTGCAGGAAGCGCTGCAGCTGTACCAGACGAATTTTCGCAAACCATCCCTTTCCCTCTACTGTCTGGATTTTTCCGGTTCCATGTCCGGTACCGGTGAGCGCCAGCTTAAAGAAGCGATGGACCTCATTTTTGACCAGAAGAAAGCTGCGGAAGTTCTTCTACAGGCGGGTGAAAAGGAAAAAAATTACATCTTTATTTTCAACAGCGCGGTGATCGACAGCTTTTTTGCCGAAGATGGCAGGGAAGAAAGTCTGGCGCGTCTGAATGAAAGGATTAAAGAGCAGGAAGCAAACGGCGGCACTGATATGTACTATGCGCTGGAAGAGGCATTGAGCACCTTGGATGGCGTGGACCTTAGTGCGTACACGCCGGCGATTATTCTTTTGACAGATGGGCGCAGCGGCGGAGATTTTGAATCATTTCGCGGAATATACGATGCCTACGGGTACGATATTCCGATTTTCTCCATTCTATTCGGCGATGCCGACCGTGAACAATTGGAACAACTGGCGGAATACACGAAGGCGCGCGTTTTTGATGGGCGTGAAGATCTGGTGAACGCCTTCCGTTCCGTTAAGGGTTACAACTGA
- a CDS encoding 5-bromo-4-chloroindolyl phosphate hydrolysis family protein, whose amino-acid sequence MRSERKRVILGVLAGLVTFFLTAALQMPFPLVCSLPIAVYFGVYLLVRPEWRIGKKRFSQADPEEQQALLQRAYDNLITLQYGVNNLTDAGIKNKVEELYSRGVGIYSYLQKHQEKIGEAGGFLTYYLDSAAELVKRYETVLNSKLQGDYMTRVTRDVDQGLEVLIQSFDKQFSHLMRGEVMGIEEAVRTLSETFRMEE is encoded by the coding sequence ATGCGAAGCGAACGAAAACGAGTGATTCTCGGCGTGCTGGCCGGGTTGGTGACGTTTTTTCTGACGGCTGCACTGCAAATGCCGTTTCCGCTGGTGTGCAGTTTGCCGATCGCCGTCTACTTCGGAGTGTATCTGCTGGTGCGCCCCGAGTGGCGTATCGGGAAAAAGCGTTTTTCACAGGCCGATCCCGAAGAGCAGCAGGCGCTGCTGCAGCGCGCGTATGACAATCTGATTACGCTGCAGTACGGCGTGAATAATCTCACGGATGCAGGCATAAAAAATAAAGTGGAGGAATTGTACAGTCGTGGCGTTGGCATTTACTCCTATCTGCAAAAACATCAAGAAAAAATCGGCGAGGCAGGCGGGTTTTTGACGTACTATCTCGACAGTGCGGCGGAGTTGGTTAAACGCTACGAAACGGTGTTGAATTCCAAACTGCAGGGCGACTACATGACCCGGGTGACGAGGGATGTCGATCAGGGGTTGGAGGTGTTGATTCAGAGCTTTGATAAACAATTCAGCCACCTGATGCGCGGAGAAGTAATGGGGATTGAGGAAGCGGTTCGAACGCTCTCCGAGACGTTTCGAATGGAGGAATAA
- a CDS encoding ABC transporter ATP-binding protein gives MGQDPKAFIHVRNLYKVYRMGSEKIRALNGINLDIARGEFICLLGPSGSGKSTLLNALAGLEKPERGEIVINGIHLEQLNESQVTLFRSQNVGFVFQSYNLIPTLTALENVSLGLSLKGVAKKKRVEMAREMLEKVGLKDRMRHHPKELSGGQQQRVSIARAFVGRPHIVFADEPTGNLDTKTSFEVMDLISEMARENQQTLVMVTHDEEMTIYADKRFHMRDGVIEKVHHRMRPEEVEEIKERYHEAIKK, from the coding sequence ATGGGACAAGACCCGAAGGCCTTCATCCACGTGCGAAACCTGTACAAAGTGTATCGCATGGGCAGTGAGAAAATTCGCGCATTAAACGGTATCAATCTGGACATTGCGCGCGGGGAATTTATCTGTTTGCTCGGCCCTTCCGGGTCGGGAAAGTCAACACTGCTGAATGCGTTGGCGGGGCTGGAGAAGCCGGAACGTGGAGAAATTGTGATTAACGGCATTCATTTGGAGCAGCTGAATGAAAGCCAAGTGACTCTGTTTCGCAGTCAGAATGTGGGCTTTGTATTTCAATCCTACAATTTAATACCGACATTGACGGCATTGGAAAATGTCAGCCTGGGGCTGAGTTTGAAGGGCGTCGCAAAAAAGAAACGCGTGGAGATGGCCCGGGAGATGCTGGAAAAAGTGGGTCTGAAAGATCGAATGCGACACCACCCCAAGGAACTGTCCGGCGGACAGCAGCAGCGCGTTTCCATTGCGCGCGCTTTTGTCGGCCGTCCCCACATCGTCTTTGCCGATGAACCGACGGGCAATCTCGATACAAAGACGAGCTTTGAGGTCATGGACCTGATCTCGGAGATGGCACGGGAGAATCAGCAGACTTTAGTGATGGTGACGCATGATGAAGAGATGACGATCTATGCCGATAAGCGCTTCCATATGCGTGACGGCGTGATCGAAAAAGTACACCACCGTATGCGACCGGAAGAGGTCGAAGAAATTAAGGAGAGATACCATGAAGCAATTAAAAAATAA
- a CDS encoding ABC transporter permease — protein sequence MKVSDLLAMAGRNLLRRKSRTILTILSVVIGSISIILMLSLGFGFSRQMEENMRNIGSLTVLQVNPSQYVDPYDPNAKEPTSGVITDAVVKKIQEIPHVERVLPTANVQTNLQFRRKGYEIWSNVRAIDFSALKEGDVELAEGRLPENKPNFEMIFGSEMRVFKVSPNGRGGMTGRPAPADDFDLKKERSFLRAGYKDESLMPSGVGGRTYEDFPTSVVGRIAQSDLLDSYSIYISMESYRKFQEVTMELEEKQMGGSPEDGAAQPMRPRKKQKTTYYEELRVKIDRMENVEEVGKKLEEDFRLNPYSEAQWIEEMKKQAQQVQLLLGGIGSVALLVASIGISNTMLMSIYERTREIGVMKVIGAQVKDVRRLFLVEAMLIGVIGGMIGVAASYGLSHLINSLVAQSNQGFGGDVETQLSYIPVWLPLAAMAFSAVVGLAAGYFPARRATRLSAIEAIRTN from the coding sequence ATGAAGGTCAGTGATCTTCTGGCGATGGCGGGGCGCAATCTGCTGCGCCGCAAGTCGCGGACGATCTTGACGATTCTCAGTGTCGTCATCGGGTCGATATCCATTATTCTCATGTTGTCGCTCGGTTTCGGATTCAGCCGACAGATGGAAGAAAACATGCGCAACATAGGAAGCTTGACGGTTTTGCAGGTCAATCCGTCGCAATACGTCGATCCGTACGATCCGAATGCGAAGGAGCCGACTTCGGGTGTAATCACGGATGCCGTTGTAAAAAAAATTCAGGAAATACCGCATGTCGAGCGCGTTTTACCCACCGCAAATGTACAAACGAATTTACAGTTTCGAAGGAAGGGCTACGAAATTTGGTCCAATGTACGGGCGATAGACTTCAGCGCACTAAAAGAGGGTGATGTCGAGCTTGCGGAGGGACGATTGCCGGAAAACAAGCCGAATTTTGAAATGATTTTCGGCTCAGAAATGCGTGTATTCAAAGTTTCTCCGAATGGTCGGGGCGGCATGACCGGCAGGCCAGCGCCGGCGGATGATTTTGACTTGAAAAAAGAGCGTTCATTTCTACGCGCCGGTTATAAAGATGAGAGTTTAATGCCCTCCGGAGTTGGCGGAAGAACTTATGAAGATTTTCCGACCAGCGTCGTCGGTCGCATTGCACAAAGCGATTTGCTTGATTCCTACAGCATTTATATTTCCATGGAAAGTTACCGGAAATTCCAGGAAGTCACCATGGAATTAGAGGAAAAGCAGATGGGCGGTTCTCCCGAAGACGGAGCGGCGCAGCCGATGCGACCGCGCAAAAAACAAAAAACGACCTACTACGAAGAATTGCGTGTTAAAATTGATCGAATGGAAAATGTGGAGGAGGTTGGAAAAAAACTAGAAGAGGATTTCCGGCTCAATCCGTACTCGGAGGCACAGTGGATTGAGGAGATGAAAAAACAGGCGCAGCAGGTACAACTCCTGCTGGGTGGCATCGGCTCAGTGGCATTGTTGGTTGCTTCGATCGGCATCAGCAATACCATGCTCATGTCCATCTATGAGCGCACGCGGGAGATCGGCGTGATGAAAGTCATCGGCGCGCAGGTCAAAGACGTGCGGCGGCTGTTTCTCGTCGAAGCGATGCTCATCGGGGTGATTGGAGGCATGATTGGCGTTGCTGCATCCTACGGCTTATCTCACCTGATCAATTCTCTGGTTGCCCAGTCCAATCAGGGATTCGGCGGTGATGTCGAAACGCAGCTGAGTTACATTCCAGTGTGGTTGCCGCTCGCGGCGATGGCATTTTCCGCCGTTGTCGGTCTGGCGGCGGGGTATTTCCCTGCACGGCGGGCGACAAGGCTGTCTGCAATTGAAGCCATTCGTACCAACTGA
- the ispD gene encoding 2-C-methyl-D-erythritol 4-phosphate cytidylyltransferase: MSEKPSALRTVAILSAAGRGIRVGSVRNKVLLPLLGKPILAYALEALRAVPRLDGFVLVVRKEEREEILNQVVKKVLAGDPRPFWLCSGGETREDSMWSGLQTLPDSCETVLYHDGARPFLAPAVVEAALDRFFAGTEDGVVCAVPVKDTIKVVGKNDRVTATPIRAGLRAVQTPQIFRRQAIVHAYEVARDESIQTTDDAQILEIAGGKIAVTAGDYGNIKITTPEDLAYGEWLLRTQKKDAGAGHGRES, encoded by the coding sequence ATGTCCGAAAAACCATCGGCTCTGCGTACCGTTGCGATTCTTTCCGCGGCAGGGCGGGGAATACGCGTTGGGAGCGTACGCAATAAAGTACTTCTTCCGCTCCTCGGAAAACCGATCTTAGCTTATGCATTGGAAGCGCTTCGCGCGGTTCCTAGGCTGGATGGTTTTGTCCTTGTCGTGCGCAAAGAAGAGCGTGAAGAGATTTTGAATCAAGTGGTGAAAAAGGTCTTGGCAGGAGATCCAAGACCTTTTTGGCTGTGTTCCGGTGGGGAAACGCGCGAAGATTCCATGTGGAGCGGTCTGCAGACGTTGCCGGATTCCTGTGAGACCGTTCTGTACCACGACGGGGCGCGACCTTTTCTTGCGCCGGCTGTCGTCGAGGCTGCACTGGATCGCTTTTTTGCCGGAACGGAAGACGGCGTCGTGTGTGCCGTGCCCGTGAAAGATACGATTAAAGTCGTCGGAAAAAACGATCGGGTCACGGCGACGCCCATACGCGCCGGTTTGCGTGCCGTGCAGACGCCCCAGATTTTTCGGCGGCAAGCCATTGTTCATGCGTATGAAGTAGCACGGGATGAATCGATTCAAACGACGGACGATGCACAGATTTTAGAGATCGCCGGTGGAAAAATTGCCGTAACGGCGGGCGATTATGGTAATATAAAGATCACGACGCCGGAAGATCTTGCGTATGGGGAATGGCTTTTACGCACCCAGAAAAAAGATGCAGGCGCAGGACACGGACGGGAATCATAG
- the ispF gene encoding 2-C-methyl-D-erythritol 2,4-cyclodiphosphate synthase has product MQKEPRIGHGYDVHQLVEGRRLVLGGVDIPFERGLLGHSDADVLVHAIMDGICGALCLGDIGQLFPDTDAAYKDISSIKLLKEVVTRMDAAGYRLGNVDAVVCCERPKLASYIPEMRRRLAAVLQAPTDCVSVKATTTEKLGFVGREEGIAAHAVVLLFPRIAAE; this is encoded by the coding sequence ATGCAAAAGGAACCTCGCATTGGACACGGGTATGATGTGCATCAACTGGTGGAAGGACGCCGTCTGGTTCTGGGCGGAGTTGACATTCCCTTTGAACGGGGACTGCTCGGTCACTCGGATGCGGATGTATTGGTTCATGCCATTATGGACGGCATTTGCGGCGCACTGTGTTTGGGAGATATCGGACAACTATTTCCCGACACCGATGCAGCATATAAAGATATTTCATCCATCAAATTATTGAAAGAGGTTGTGACGCGCATGGACGCTGCGGGATATCGCTTGGGCAATGTCGATGCAGTTGTGTGTTGTGAGCGGCCGAAGTTGGCGTCTTATATTCCGGAAATGAGGCGGCGATTAGCCGCTGTTTTACAGGCGCCGACCGATTGTGTGAGCGTGAAGGCGACAACCACCGAAAAGCTCGGGTTTGTCGGACGCGAAGAGGGCATTGCAGCGCATGCAGTGGTGTTGCTGTTTCCGCGCATCGCGGCAGAATGA
- the metK gene encoding methionine adenosyltransferase produces MRHLFTSESVTEGHPDKLCDQVSDAILDALLEQEREARVACECFTTTGAVFVMGEISAKDAYVDIPSIVRKTVCEIGYDNPASGFDGHTCAVLTAINEQSPDIAQGVNAALEAREGDTDPYDRIGAGDQGMVFGYACDETESFMPLPISLAHALAQRLALVRKEGRVAHLRPDGKTQVTVEYEDQKPVRVDTVLISTQHDPQAKIAELRKALWEEVVCPVIDASLLDEKTKFLVNPTGRFEIGGPQADTGLTGRKIVVDSYGGFGRVGGGAFSGKDPTKVDRSASYYARYIAKNLVAAGAASHVEVGVAYAIGVAKPLSLYVDSFGTGCVSDERLRAIVESCFDLRPAAIIDALQLRRPIYRKTAAYGHFGREDADFTWERIDRVAEIRACLTKA; encoded by the coding sequence ATGAGACATTTATTTACATCGGAATCGGTTACGGAAGGACATCCGGATAAACTGTGCGATCAGGTGTCCGATGCAATTTTGGATGCGTTACTGGAACAGGAGCGCGAGGCGCGCGTGGCTTGTGAATGCTTTACGACAACCGGCGCCGTGTTCGTCATGGGCGAAATTTCGGCAAAGGATGCCTATGTTGACATTCCGAGCATTGTGCGCAAGACGGTATGCGAGATCGGTTACGACAATCCCGCATCGGGGTTTGATGGACATACCTGTGCGGTGTTGACGGCCATCAACGAACAATCGCCGGATATTGCGCAGGGGGTTAACGCGGCGCTGGAAGCGCGCGAAGGGGACACAGATCCGTACGATCGGATCGGCGCAGGCGATCAGGGCATGGTGTTTGGCTACGCCTGTGACGAGACGGAAAGCTTTATGCCGCTTCCGATTTCATTGGCGCACGCCTTGGCGCAGCGGTTGGCGCTCGTGCGCAAGGAAGGGCGCGTCGCTCACTTGCGTCCGGACGGGAAAACGCAGGTGACAGTCGAATACGAAGACCAAAAACCAGTGCGCGTCGATACTGTTTTAATTTCGACCCAGCATGATCCACAGGCGAAGATCGCGGAACTGCGCAAGGCGCTCTGGGAAGAGGTCGTCTGTCCGGTAATAGATGCCTCTTTGCTGGACGAAAAAACGAAATTTCTGGTGAATCCGACCGGTCGCTTTGAAATCGGCGGGCCGCAGGCAGATACCGGTTTGACCGGGCGAAAAATAGTCGTCGATTCCTACGGCGGTTTCGGTCGCGTCGGTGGGGGTGCATTCTCCGGCAAAGACCCCACAAAAGTGGATCGCTCCGCCAGCTACTATGCGCGCTACATTGCGAAAAACCTGGTTGCTGCGGGCGCAGCGAGTCACGTGGAAGTCGGCGTCGCCTATGCCATCGGCGTGGCAAAGCCCTTATCCCTTTATGTGGACAGCTTTGGAACCGGCTGTGTTTCCGATGAACGCCTGCGGGCCATTGTGGAAAGCTGTTTCGATTTGCGCCCGGCAGCGATCATTGACGCATTACAGCTGCGCCGCCCCATTTATCGCAAAACGGCAGCCTATGGGCACTTTGGCAGAGAAGATGCGGACTTCACATGGGAACGCATCGATCGCGTTGCGGAGATCCGCGCGTGTTTGACGAAAGCATAG
- a CDS encoding arginine deiminase: MSVIQVTNEIGTLREVLIHCPGDELLQLVPQNLTELLFDDIPYLRQARREHEAFCKIFTDHQVRVVALRDLVAETMEAHPELVEPFLERFIREGDVRLPAYRQALLAYFEQFTDRRALVDATMRGVTLSEIDGGRQPTNLFEYLGGPSIFLLDPIPNLYFTRDMLSTMGSGVVIPRMFSKTRSRETIYTDFFLQHHPKYEGKVPVYYRRDSEFNIEGGDILNLRADLIAVGLSQRTSPEAVEQLAQTLFFESDSAVRKVLAIQIPNTRAYMHLDTVFTQIDRDAFTYHPGIMQSLRFFELTPNHGTIAIREREGRLEDLLAEALELDAVRLFPCAGGDWIAAEREQWNDGSNTLAIAPGVILTYDRNEMTNALLREAGFTVLEMPSYELSKGRGGPRCMSMPLWRENLE; encoded by the coding sequence ATGTCGGTCATTCAGGTCACCAACGAGATTGGAACGCTGCGGGAAGTGTTGATTCATTGCCCCGGCGATGAGTTGCTCCAGCTGGTTCCCCAAAATTTAACGGAACTTCTGTTTGATGACATTCCCTACCTGCGACAGGCGCGTCGGGAACACGAGGCATTTTGCAAAATTTTCACCGACCATCAGGTGCGCGTCGTTGCACTGCGCGACTTGGTGGCGGAGACAATGGAGGCGCATCCGGAGCTGGTCGAGCCGTTTCTCGAGCGCTTCATCCGCGAGGGCGATGTTCGCCTTCCTGCATATCGGCAGGCATTGCTAGCCTATTTCGAGCAATTTACAGACCGTCGTGCCTTAGTCGATGCGACGATGCGCGGGGTGACGCTCTCCGAGATCGATGGTGGACGTCAGCCGACGAATCTCTTTGAGTACCTAGGCGGGCCTTCGATCTTTCTCCTCGACCCGATTCCGAACCTCTATTTTACGCGCGATATGCTTTCCACCATGGGCAGTGGCGTTGTCATTCCGCGGATGTTTTCGAAAACGCGCAGCCGTGAGACGATCTATACGGATTTCTTCCTACAGCACCACCCAAAATATGAAGGAAAAGTCCCGGTCTACTACCGGCGCGACAGCGAATTCAATATTGAAGGCGGGGACATTCTTAACCTTCGGGCAGATTTGATCGCCGTAGGGCTCTCGCAGCGCACGTCGCCCGAAGCCGTAGAGCAGTTGGCACAAACGCTCTTTTTCGAGTCGGATTCCGCGGTGCGGAAAGTGCTTGCCATTCAGATTCCCAATACGCGCGCCTATATGCACTTGGATACCGTCTTTACGCAAATTGATCGCGATGCGTTTACCTACCATCCGGGGATCATGCAGTCGCTGCGTTTCTTTGAATTGACGCCGAACCATGGAACCATTGCCATTCGCGAGCGCGAGGGTCGTCTGGAGGATCTGCTTGCCGAAGCGCTGGAATTGGATGCGGTGCGCCTGTTCCCCTGTGCCGGTGGCGATTGGATTGCCGCCGAGCGCGAGCAGTGGAACGATGGTTCAAATACCTTGGCAATTGCACCGGGCGTTATTTTGACCTATGATCGCAATGAAATGACCAATGCTTTGTTGCGCGAGGCGGGCTTTACCGTTCTGGAAATGCCGAGTTATGAATTGTCAAAAGGTCGGGGCGGTCCACGCTGTATGTCGATGCCGCTGTGGCGTGAAAATTTAGAGTAA